Proteins from a genomic interval of Syngnathus typhle isolate RoL2023-S1 ecotype Sweden linkage group LG15, RoL_Styp_1.0, whole genome shotgun sequence:
- the med13a gene encoding mediator of RNA polymerase II transcription subunit 13a isoform X3, with protein MSDPPTRKLIEDWNQFYPISPGAKDGVLEDKMEDMDWEDDSLASVEVLVGGVRMVYPACLVLVPQSDIPVVAPVGSSQCTAVYPGGHQVPASQREPAMSLVTLTPPTSPEEVHSVDTHSAQKWLRMPSSCDMFSVDTSSHHGGKIPRQLASQVAERVWQECNINRAQNKRKYSAATNGTCEEDRTERVGTWDFVGPSKRSYCSCSRHKSGKQRTGANAGQAQSAGQASQTPTKHKAGGEKPDKSDKQQKRPQTPFHHRNLTSEDASMETEATAGQRLTMRSQDGERFSSIRSADVSSIQKTPQLNSGAVSTGRPSDSPQPPPLSPHPCERGDDPREALKNPSTPNNQHFYQTPLEPCLGGAKGGNEEPAGPEGLTQHFSSHHPHSSASACSDPPEPTVYTGRGVHLEDDSTHSPWRLFNLSCRKEAELPTPQLPGERFREDAFTSQDNLVSVTEEMSTSKFPLKVSDERIQMYRARKSQYLVAAITDGDHEPEVDPYAFEEGDVKFTFSNKKDKAGGEREPGKKHKGEDGGSGTSDDPQRAGANNRTSLIHETDLVVSINDLDNLFNSDEDELGPGSRRPVNGTDEKFGNKESKSSTLDPVSCISSADLHQMFPTPPSLEQHIMGYSPMNMCSKDYGSMEPPPGMTTLDGPSSLGGHFKIEVEESFCSPKPSEIKDYSFVYKPELCQTFVGCSMFAPLKSLPSHCLPPIKLPEDCIYRPSWSMGREMLNPMPVMSILNKDSNIPSVGSTLDQDYNQTYTPQTHTPFMSNSAPPSNSGTGILPSPATPRFSAPTPRTPRTPRTPRGPSSVQGSLKYENSDLYSPASTPSTCRPLNSVEPATVPSIPEAHSLYVTLILSESVMNLFKDCNFDSCCICVCNMNIKGADVGVYLSDPISEAQEACSCGFSAVVNRRYGNGSGLFLEDELDIIGRGSDVSREAERRFEELRLSGVGRGERVPDELILLLQDQCTNPFSPISGLDDVTPTRGAKGGPVPPCVRVEERDFHSDCYMALEHGRQFMDNMSGGKVDEALVKSTCLHQWSKQNAVDVSALCSQDVLRVLMSLQPVLQDAIQKKRTVRSWGVQGPLTWQQFHKMAGRGSYGTDESPEPLPIPTFLVGYEYDFVVLSPFGLPYWEKLLLDPFGAQRDVGYLVVCPDNETLLGGAKSLFRDLTAVYEMCRLGQHRPISKGYPDGIVLVGGSGAKSLADQPVSDWFLKAASSNDDAFAKLKLYAQVCRHNLAPYLASQPLDSSLLTQPSPPSISKQPSSTGSTGQQGVMHGSSVPNSNGGSVSSAGLMTSSGQPNSGTQSAKASSFTPFGSMGSQSQGGGQPGQQAGSQSTSGDSQTPTEPPESTLERDKVGVPTDGDSHAITYPPAIVVYIVDPFSYEDCEGGPGAMPTHSSVWTLGLLRCYLEMLQLLPAHIRNSIFVQIVPCQYLLQPVKGEERHIYVQHLKSLAFSVFAQCRRPLPISTNVKSLTGFGPGLAIDTALKSSERPECVRLYTPPFILAPVKDKQTELGETFGEASQKYNVLFVGYCLSHDQRWLLATCTDQYGELLETCIINIDVPNRARRKKGSVRRVGLQKLWDWCLGLVQMTSVPWRVVIGRLGRIGHGELKDWSIVLSRRNLQSLSRRLKDMCRMCGISASDTPGILSVCLVAMEPQGSFIIMPDSVSTGSVFGRSTTLNMQTPQLNTPQDTSCTHILVFPTSAFVQVASSNYTNIDTNIDILNATTDGSDGMGIFDLLDPENELVDPDIINISPNTSPVHSPGSHYHHGGDDSKGQSADRMESREEVPNLLQQPLALGYFVSTAKAGPLPDWFWSACPQAQNQCPLFLKASLHLHVSSVQSDELLHSKHSHPLDSNQTSDVLRFVLEQYNALSWLTCDPATQDRRSCLPIHFVVLNQMYNFITNML; from the exons ATGTCCGACCCACCCACCCGGAAGTTGATTGAGGACTGGAACCAGTTTTATCCCATCAGTCCCGGTGCCAAGGATGGTGTGTTAGAAGACAAGATGGAAGATATGGATTGGGAAGATGATTCTCTGGCCTCTGTAGAGGTCCTTGTTg GCGGTGTGCGAATGGTGTACCCAGCCTGCCTCGTGCTCGTGCCCCAGTCAGACATCCCCGTTGTGGCCCCCGTGGGGTCCTCCCAATGTACTGCCGTCTATCCGGGTGGTCACCAAGTGCCTGCATCCCAGCGAGAGCCTGCCATGTCATTGGTGACCCTCACCCCTCCCACGTCGCCTGAGGAGGTGCACTCAG TGGACACTCATTCTGCCCAGAAGTGGTTGAGGATGCCTTCTTCGTGCGACATGTTCAGTGTGGACACATCAAGCCACCACGGAGGGAAAATTCCTCGCCAGCTCGCCAGTCAGGTTGCCGAGCGTGTCTGGCAGGAGTGCAATATCAACCGAGCCCAGAACAA GCGGAAATACTCAGCGGCAACCAACGGTACCTGTGAGGAGGACCGGACAGAAAGAGTGGGAACTTGGGATTTTGTAGGGCCTTCAAAACGGTCATACTGTAGCTGTTCCAG ACATAAATCGGGGAAGCAGCGAACAGGGGCAAATGCGGGCCAAGCTCAGTCAGCGGGCCAAGCCTCTCAGACTCCTACCAAGCACAAAGCCGGAGGAGAAAAGCCAGACAAGAGCGACAAGCAGCAGAAAAGACCCCAGACACCTTTCCATCATCGAAATTTGACCAGCGAAGACGCCTCGATGGAGACGGAGGCAACGGCCGGACAAAGACTTACAATGAGGAGTCAAGACGGAGAAAGATTCTCCAGCATCCGTTCGGCAGATGTGTCAAGCATCCAAAAAACACCTCAGCTTAACAGCGGGGCGGTTAGCACGGGAAGGCCGTCCGACTCCCCCCAACCCCCACCACTCAGCCCCCACCCATGTGAACGTGGTGACGATCCCAGGGAGGCTCTGAAGAACCCTTCCACCCCCAACAACCAACACTTTTACCAGACTCCTCTGGAGCCATGCCTGGGCGGAGCAAAGGGTGGCAACGAGGAGCCCGCCGGCCCGGAGGGTCTGACCCAGCACTTCTCCTCGCACCACCCCCACTCTTCAGCCTCTGCTTGTTCAGACCCCCCAGAACCCACTGTGTATACAGGCCGAGGGGTCCACTTAGAAGATGACAGCACTCACTCACCGTGGAGGTTATTCAACCTATCCTGCAGGAAAGAAGCGGAGCTGCCCACGCCACAGCTGCCGGGGGAAAGGTTTCGGGAAGATGCTTTCACCTCCCAGGACAACCTTGTGTCTGTGACCGA GGAGATGTCTACATCCAAATTCCCACTGAAGGTCTCTGATGAGCGCATTCAGATGTATCGCGCCAGGAAAAGCCAGTACCTGGTTGCCGCCATCACGGACGGAGATCACGAACCCGAGGTGGACCCTTACGCCTTTGAGGAAGGAGACGTGAAATTCACATTTTCCAACAAAAAGGATAAGGCAGGCGGGGAGCGTGAGCCAGGCAAGAAACATAAG GGTGAAGATGGAGGGTCGGGTACATCCGATG ATCCTCAGCGGGCAGGCGCTAACAACCGCACGAGCCTGATCCACGAGACCGACCTGGTGGTTTCCATCAATGACCTTGACAACCTTTTCAACTCGGATGAAGACGAACTGGGG CCCGGCTCCAGACGGCCCGTAAATGGAACAGATGAAAAATTTGGCAACAAGGAATCAAAGTCATCTACTTTGGACCCAGTATCCTGTATTA GCTCGGCAGACCTGCACCAGATGTTTCCTACTCCTCCCTCCCTGGAGCAGCACATTATGGGCTACTCTCCGATGAATATGTGTAGCAAAGACTACGGCAGCATGGAGCCACCTCCTGGCATGACCACGCTGGATGGACCGTCATCTCTGGGGGGTCACTTCAAGattgaggtggaggagagtttCTGTAGCCCAAAGCCTTCTGAGATCAAG GACTATTCGTTCGTGTACAAGCCAGAGCTTTGCCAGACATTTGTGGGCTGCTCCATGTTTGCACCGTTGAAGTCATTACCCAGCCATTGTCTGCCTCCCATTAAACTACCAGAGGATTGCATCTATAGACCAAGCTGGTCCATGGGCAGGGAGATGCTCAATCCCATGCCTGTCATGTCCATCCTCAACAAAGACAG TAATATCCCAAGTGTGGGCAGCACCCTGGACCAGGACTACAACCAGACTTACACGCCACAAACTCACACCCCCTTCATGTCCAACAGCGCTCCACCAAGTAACAGCGGCACGGGCATTTTGCCTTCCCCCGCCACCCCGCGATTTTCAGCCCCTACCCCACGTACGCCACGCACTCCGCGCACCCCTCGAGGCCCCTCCAGCGTCCAGGGCTCACTCAAGTACGAGAACTCGGACCTGTACTCGCCAGCGTCCACCCCTTCCACCTGCCGACCGCTCAACTCGGTGGAGCCGGCGACCGTTCCTTCCATCCCGGAGGCTCACAGCCTCTACGTCACCCTCATTCTCTCCGAGTCGGTCATGAACCTCTTCAAGGACTGCAACTTTGACAGCTGTTGCATCTGCGTGTGCAACATGAACATTAAAGGAGCGGACGTGGGTGTGTACCTGAGCGACCCCATCAGCGAAGCCCAGGAAGCCTGCAGTTGCGGTTTCAGCGCCGTGGTCAACAGGCGCTACGGCAACGGCTCGGGCCTCTTCCTGGAGGACGAGCTGGATATCATCGGCCGTGGCTCCGACGTCAGCCGCGAGGCGGAAAGGCGCTTTGAGGAGCTACGGCTCTCCGGCGTGGGGAGGGGAGAACGTGTCCCCGATGAGCTGATTCTCCTGCTGCAGGATCAGTGCACCAACCCCTTTTCACCCATTTCAGGCCTGGACGACGTAACGCCCACGCGTGGAGCCAAGGGTGGCCCCGTGCCACCCTGTGTTAGGGTAGAGGAGAGGGATTTTCACAGCGACTGCTACATGGCCCTAGAGCACGGCAGGCAGTTTATGGATAACATGTCAGGTGGAAAGGTGGACGAAGCTCTGGTCAAAAGCACTTGTCTACACCAATGGTCCAAACAAAACG CAGTCGACGTGAGCGCGCTGTGCTCTCAGGACGTGCTCCGAGTATTGATGTCCTTACAGCCTGTGCTTCAAGATGCCATCCAGAAGAAAAGGACTGTGCGTTCCTGGGGTGTTCAGGGCCCGCTCACCTGGCAGCAATTTCACAAGATGGCTGGGCGGGGCTCATACG GCACAGACGAGTCCCCTGAGCCACTGCCCATCCCCACCTTCCTGGTGGGTTATGAATATGACTTTGTGGTGCTGTCTCCCTTTGGTTTACCCTACTGGGAGAAGCTGTTGCTGGATCCCTTTGGCGCCCAGCGGGACGTGGGCTATTTGGTGGTGTGTCCTGACAACGAGACTCTGCTCGGCGGCGCCAAGAGTCTCTTTAGGGACCTCACAGCAGTCTATGAA ATGTGTCGACTCGGCCAGCATCGGCCCATATCCAAAGGCTACCCCGATGGAATAGTTCTCGTCGGTGGCAGCGGAGCTAAAAGTCTTGCGGATCAGCCCGTCAGCGATTGGTTCCTCAAGGCCGCCAGCAGCAACGACGACGCCTTCGCTAAGCTCAAACTCTATGCACAAGTGTGCCGACACAACCTCG cTCCATACCTCGCATCACAACCGTTGGATAGTTCTCTCCTCACGCAACCGAGTCCCCCGTCGATATCCAAGCAGCCTTCATCTACGGGCTCGACCGGCCAGCAGGGCGTAATGCACGGCTCCTCGGTCCCCAACAGCAACGGTGGCTCGGTATCGTCCGCCGGCCTGATGACGTCATCCGGACAGCCGAACAGCGGGACGCAATCTGCCAAGGCCAGCTCCTTTACCCCCTTTGGGAGCATGGGCAGCCAAAGCCAGGGAGGTGGACAGCCGGGACAGCAGGCTGGAAGCCAGAGTACCTCGGGGGACAGCCAGACCCCCACAGAGCCCCCAGAAAG CACTTTGGAACGGGACAAGGTCGGCGTACCCACAGATGGCGACTCCCACGCCATCACCTATCCACCGGCCATCGTTGTTTACATTGTGGACCCTTTCAGCTACGAAGATTGCGAAGGTGGTCCCGGGGCGATGCCGACCCACTCCAGCGTGTGGACGCTGGGTTTATTACGCTGCTACCTTGAGATGCTTCAGTTGCTTCCCGCACATATCCGCAATTCCATTTTTGTACAG ATTGTCCCCTGCCAGTACCTGCTTCAGCCTGTGAAAGGCGAAGAACGCCACATCTACGTTCAGCACCTCAAGTCTTTAGCTTTCTCCGTCTTTGCTCAGTGCAGGCGGCCTCTGCCCATTTCCACCAACGTCAAGTCGCTGACGGGCTTCGGCCCGGGCTTAGCCATCGACACGGCACTTAAAAGCTCAGAG AGACCCGAGTGTGTGCGTCTGTACACGCCTCCGTTTATCCTCGCACCGGTTAAGGACAAGCAGACGGAACTCGGGGAGACGTTCGGGGAGGCGTCGCAGAAATACAACGTACTGTTTGTGGGATACTGTCTCTCCCACGACCAGCGCTGGCTTCTCGCCACGTGCACCGACCAATACGGGGAGCTCCTGGAGACCTGCATCATCAACATCGACGTGCCCAACAG GGCCAGGAGGAAAAAAGGCTCCGTTCGGCGCGTAGGTCTACAGAAATTGTGGGATTGGTGCTTGGGATTAGTCCAGATGACATCAGTGCCCTGGAGAGTGGTAATTGGACGGCTGGGGAGGATAGGACACGGAGAGTTAAAAG ACTGGAGTATAGTGCTAAGCAGAAGAAACCTTCAGTCACTCAGTCGCCGTCTGAAGGATATGTGTCGAATGTGCGGCATCTCCGCCTCGGATACTCCCGGCATCCTCAGTGTGTGCTTAGTTGCCATGGAGCCCCAGGGCTCCTTCATCATAATGCCAG ACTCCGTGTCGACGGGCTCAGTTTTTGGCCGCAGCACTACCCTCAACATGCAGACGCCCCAGTTGAACACTCCCCAGGACACCTCCTGCACTCACATCTTAGTCTTCCCCACCTCTGCCTTTGTCCAAGTTGCCAGCTCCAATTACACCAACATCGACACCAACATCGACATCCTTAATGCCACCACAG ACGGATCTGACGGTATGGGCATCTTTGATCTTCTGGACCCTGAGAACGAGCTGGTGGATCCCGACATCATCAACATCTCGCCCAACACGTCGCCGGTGCATTCCCCGGGATCCCACTACCACCATGGAGGCGATGACAGTAAG GGCCAGAGTGCAGACCGCATGGAGTCTCGCGAGGAGGTGCCAAACCTCCTGCAGCAACCCCTTGCTCTCGGCTACTTTGTATCCACGGCCAAAGCTGGCCCACTGCCTGACTGGTTCTGGTCAGCCTGTCCGCAGGCTCAGAACCAGTGTCCACTTTTCCTCAAG GCCTCTTTGCACCTCCACGTGTCTTCAGTGCAGTCCGATGAGCTTCTGCACAGCAAACACTCCCACCCTCTTGACTCCAATCAGACCTCAGATGTACTACG ATTTGTGCTGGAGCAGTACAACGCCCTCTCCTGGCTCACATGTGACCCGGCGACACAGGACAGACGATCATGCCTGCCCATTCACTTTGTGGTGCTGAACCAGATGTACAACTTTATCACAAACATGTTGTAG